The Schizosaccharomyces pombe strain 972h- genome assembly, chromosome: I genome contains a region encoding:
- the ura1 gene encoding bifunctional carbamoyl-phosphate synthase/aspartate carbamoyltransferase Ura1, which produces MSGLLPSLSSSFPLVQSEALGMPRTHGPKPSENDPKEPTCSPSPAFYSVNGEMKDYKLMALELEDKSVLQGYSFGADHSVSGELVFQTGMVGYPESLTDPSYRGQILVFTFPTVGNYGVPDRRILDEISGLPKYFESNQIHVAAIIISSYSQNYSHFLAHSSLGEWLKEQGIPGIFGIDTRALTKKIRDQGSMLGRLLIQKDESPINPSSITGLGKDWSTAFEDIPWKNPNTENLTSQVSIKEPKLYEPHPTTAIKKADGKIIRILVIDVGMKYNQIRCFLNRGVELLVVPWDYDFTKETYDGLFISNGPGDPSLMDLVVDRVKRVLESKTVPVFGICFGHQIMARAAGASTTKMKFGNRGHNIPCTCMISGRCYITSQNHGYAVDASSLSNGWKELFVNANDGSNEGIYNTEYPFFSVQFHPESTPGPRDTEFLFDVFIDVVKRSADAKSLQPFKLPGGTIEENRSRHPLVDAKRVLILGSGGLSIGQAGEFDYSGSQAIKALREEGIYTILINPNIATIQTSKGLADKVYFLPVNADFVRKVIKQERPDSIYVTFGGQTALNVGIELKDEFEQLGVKVLGTPIDTIITTEDRELFARAMDEINEKCAKSASASSIEEAIKVSKDISFPVIVRAAYALGGLGSGFADNEAELIDLCTLAFATSPQVLIERSMKGWKEIEYEVVRDAFDNCITVCNMENFDPLGIHTGDSIVVAPSQTLTDEDYNMLRTTAVNVIRHLGVVGECNIQYALNPFTKEYCIIEVNARLSRSSALASKATGYPLAFTAAKLGLNIPLNEVKNSVTKVTCACFEPSLDYVVVKIPRWDLKKFTRVSTQLSSAMKSVGEVMSIGRTFEEAIQKAIRAIDYSNTGFNVKDALMSIDTELQTPSDQRLFAIANAMASGYSVDRIWELTRIDKWFLEKLMGLIRTSQLISKHDISSLPISLLKTAKQLGFADVQIAAFMNSTELAVRRIRTEAGIRPFVKQIDTVAAEFPAFTNYLYTTYNAVEHDIHFNDKGVMVLGSGVYRIGSSVEFDWCAVRAVRTLRDRGVKTIMVNYNPETVSTDYDEADRLYFENIGLETVLDIYEQESSSGIIIAMGGQTANNIALPLHRENVKILGTSPEMIDGAENRFKFSRMLDDIGVDQPKWKELTSFDEADKFCDTVGYPVLVRPSYVLSGAAMNTVYSQSDLHSYLQQAVAINKDHPVVISKYIENAKEIELDAVAREGKMVMHVISEHVENAGVHSGDATLVLPPQDLAPTTIERIVDAAAKIGEALNITGPYNIQFIAKDNEIKVIECNVRASRSFPFVSKVIGVDMISMATDVIMGNPIQPYPDVDLPRDYVAVKVPQFSFSRLSGADPVLGVEMASTGEVACFGHNKFEAYLKAMISTGFRLPKKNILISIGSYKEKAELLPYVKKLYENNYNIFATAGTSDYFMESGVPCKYLADLPAEEANNEYSLSAHLANNMIDMYINLPSNNRYRRPANYISSGYKSRRLAIDYSVPLVTNVKCAKLMIEAICRNLDFSLSTVDFQSSFQTANLPGLINISAFLPEFTSEAVSDYTKECIASGFTMARFLPFSTSSTLADKDSLSAVKKLALDHAHCDYNFSVIASSTNEVTISELTSESGCLFFHFEKDDSGIDHVTAVASHFNVWPDTQTVMTDAKSTTLASLLLLASLHNRRIHITNVSSKDDLNLIVLAKQRSLPVTFDVSVYSLFLNQNDYPGATFLPTADDQVEIWNKLSYIDCFSIGSIPSRLAKFVGNTAFTGFGVREAIPLLLTAVNEGRLTLKDVVDRFYSNPKAIFRLHDQDDSGVQLEVDRSVSWSSKDWTPFNGKKLYGSIQSVQFDGHDVFFDGELNFEHTYGRDYSSASLADKSKATRKVSALMSPGLPHAAPSLAEAFGQAPENKAHPDISLNMTPNFKPSHELVQLINSSPFYRKHIISVHQVTRSDLHVLFAIAHQMRIIVERQGVIDLCYGKLLCTMFFEPSTRTSSSFDAAMQRLGGKVVAVTASASSVNKGESLADTIRTLGCYGDAIVLRHPSIESARIAANFSPVPIINGGNGSKEHPTQAFLDLYTIREELGSVNGLTITFIGDLKYGRTVHSLARLLAFWHVELHLVSPEQLALPDDVKDDIRANGLNFIEHRELTKEVVAQSDVLYCTRVQKERFASVDEYEKLKDSFIVDNSVLASAKSHCIVMHPLPRNREISEEVDFDQRRAAYFRQMRYGLYIRMALLACVMGATEVAN; this is translated from the coding sequence ATGTCCGGATTGCTACCTTCATTGTCTTCATCATTTCCACTCGTCCAGAGTGAAGCTCTGGGGATGCCAAGGACTCATGGTCCTAAACCATCTGAAAATGATCCTAAAGAGCCCACCTGCTCTCCATCTCCTGCCTTCTACTCTGTGAATGGCGAGATGAAAGATTATAAGCTAATGGCCTTGGAATTGGAAGATAAAAGTGTTTTACAAGGTTATTCATTCGGAGCTGATCACTCTGTCTCCGGTGAATTAGTTTTTCAGACTGGTATGGTCGGTTATCCTGAGTCTTTGACCGACCCTTCTTATCGTGGTCAGATTTTGGTCTTTACATTTCCCACAGTGGGTAATTATGGTGTGCCCGATCGTCGTATTCTAGACGAGATATCTGGCTTACCCAAGTATTTCGAATCCAATCAAATTCATGTTGCTGctattattatttcatcTTATTCTCAAAATTATTCTCATTTTCTTGCTCATTCTTCTTTAGGAGAATGGCTTAAGGAACAGGGCATTCCTGGTATTTTTGGTATTGATACCCGTGCtcttactaaaaaaattcgcGACCAAGGTTCTATGTTAGGTCGTTTACTTATTCAAAAAGACGAATCCCCCATCAATCCTTCTTCAATTACTGGTCTCGGAAAAGACTGGAGTACTGCTTTTGAAGATATACCATGGAAAAATCCTAATACTGAAAATTTAACGTCTCAAGTTTCCATTAAAGAACCCAAACTTTATGAACCCCATCCTACTACAGCTATCAAAAAAGCAGATGGAAAAATCATCCGTATCCTTGTTATTGATGTTGGTATGAAATATAACCAAATTCGTTGTTTTTTGAATCGTGGTGTTGAATTATTGGTTGTTCCTTGGGATTATGATTTTACCAAAGAGACTTATGATGGTCTATTTATTAGCAATGGACCTGGTGATCCTTCCCTCATGGACTTGGTTGTTGATCGGGTAAAACGGGTGCTTGAGTCAAAGACTGTCCCCGTTTTCGGTATTTGTTTTGGACATCAAATTATGGCTCGAGCTGCCGGCGCCAGTACCACCAAAATGAAATTTGGTAACCGTGGCCACAATATCCCTTGCACTTGCATGATCTCGGGTAGATGTTACATTACTTCCCAAAATCATGGTTATGCGGTTGATGCGTCTAGTTTATCAAATGGCTGGAAAGAACTTTTTGTCAATGCTAACGATGGTTCAAATGAAGGTATCTATAATACTGAGTATCCATTTTTCTCTGTGCAATTTCACCCAGAGTCTACTCCTGGTCCCCGCGATACTGAATTTCTCTTTGATGTATTCATTGACGTTGTCAAGCGTTCAGCTGATGCAAAGTCTTTGCAGCCATTCAAGCTTCCTGGAGGAacaattgaagaaaacaGATCCCGTCATCCACTTGTGGATGCTAAGCGTGTTCTGATTTTGGGTAGTGGAGGATTGAGTATTGGTCAAGCTGGTGAGTTTGATTATTCTGGTAGTCAAGCTATTAAGGCTCTTCGTGAAGAAGGAATTTACACCATTTTGATTAATCCCAACATTGCCACTATTCAGACATCTAAGGGTCTTGCTGATAAAGTGTACTTCTTACCTGTTAATGCTGACTTTGTTCGTAAGGTGATCAAACAAGAGCGCCCCGATTCGATATATGTTACCTTTGGTGGTCAAACAGCCCTGAATGTTGGTATTGAGCTGAAAGATGAGTTCGAACAACTCGGCGTTAAAGTTTTAGGTACGCCTATTGATACCATTATTACCACTGAGGACCGTGAACTTTTTGCTCGTGCAATGGATGAAATTAACGAGAAATGTGCAAAATCAGCTAGTGCTTCATCTATTGAAGAAGCTATAAAAGTATCGAAGgatatttcttttccagTTATTGTCCGTGCTGCTTATGCGCTTGGTGGACTTGGTTCAGGTTTTGCTGATAACGAGGCGGAACTCATTGATTTATGTACGCTTGCTTTTGCTACCAGCCCTCAAGTCTTGATTGAACGCAGTATGAAGGGATGGAAAGAAATTGAGTACGAAGTTGTTCGCGATGCTTTTGATAACTGCATTACCGTCTGTAACATGGAAAACTTTGATCCTCTCGGTATTCACACTGGTGACTCTATTGTTGTTGCTCCATCTCAAACTTTAACCGATGAAGATTACAACATGCTTCGTACGACAGCTGTTAATGTTATTCGTCACCTCGGTGTGGTGGGTGAATGCAATATTCAGTATGCTTTGAACCCTTTTACAAAAGAGTATTGCATCATTGAAGTTAATGCTCGTTTGTCTCGTTCATCTGCTTTAGCGTCAAAGGCTACCGGTTATCCTCTAGCTTTCACAGCAGCAAAACTAGGTCTTAACATTCCACTTAACGAAGTCAAAAACTCAGTGACAAAGGTTACGTGCGCATGCTTTGAACCAAGTCTTGATTATGTTGTCGTGAAGATTCCCCGTTGGGACTTGAAGAAGTTTACTCGCGTTAGCACTCAGCTGAGCTCAGCAATGAAGTCAGTTGGTGAAGTGATGAGTATTGGACGTACATTTGAGGAAGCAATCCAAAAGGCCATCAGGGCTATCGATTATAGCAATACTGGTTTCAACGTTAAGGATGCTTTAATGTCTATAGATACGGAATTGCAAACACCTTCGGACCAACGTCTGTTTGCTATTGCCAACGCTATGGCTTCTGGTTATTCAGTGGACCGTATTTGGGAGCTTACTCGTATCGATAAGTGGTTTCTTGAAAAGCTTATGGGATTAATTCGTACATCCCAATTGATTTCCAAGCATGATATATCTAGTCTTCCTATTTCTCTTCTAAAGACTGCCAAGCAATTAGGATTTGCGGACGTCCAAATTGCTGCTTTTATGAATTCTACTGAATTAGCCGTTAGACGTATCCGTACTGAAGCTGGTATCAGACCATTTGTAAAACAAATTGATACAGTGGCTGCGGAGTTCCCAGCTTTCACCAACTACCTTTATACCACTTATAATGCTGTAGAGCATGACATCCATTTCAATGATAAGGGTGTGATGGTTCTTGGCTCAGGTGTATATCGAATTGGCTCATCAGTTGAGTTTGACTGGTGCGCAGTTCGCGCAGTTCGTACGCTTCGTGATCGGGGAGTTAAAACTATTATGGTTAATTATAACCCAGAAACTGTTTCTACTGATTATGATGAAGCCGATAGATTGTATTTCGAAAATATCGGTCTTGAAACTGTCTTGGATATTTACGAGCAAGAATCATCTTCTGGTATCATTATAGCTATGGGTGGTCAAACCGCTAATAACATAGCCTTGCCATTACATCGtgaaaatgttaaaattCTCGGTACTTCTCCTGAAATGATTGATGGCGCCGAGAATAGATTTAAATTCTCTAGAATGCTGGATGACATAGGTGTTGATCAGCCTAAGTGGAAGGAATTAACTAGTTTCGACGAGGCCGATAAATTTTGCGATACAGTTGGTTATCCTGTGTTAGTTCGTCCTTCTTATGTTCTTTCTGGTGCCGCAATGAATACAGTCTATTCTCAGTCAGACCTGCATAGCTATTTGCAACAAGCTGTTGCAATTAACAAAGATCATCCTGTTgttatttctaaatatattgaaaatgctaAGGAAATCGAATTAGATGCTGTTGCTCGTGAAGGAAAGATGGTTATGCACGTCATTTCCGAACATGTAGAAAACGCTGGTGTGCACTCTGGTGACGCTACTTTGGTTTTACCACCTCAAGATTTGGCTCCAACGACTATAGAAAGAATTGTTGACGCCGCTGCTAAGATTGGAGAAGCTTTGAATATTACTGGTCCTTATAACATTCAATTTATTGCGAAGGACAACGAAATTAAAGTAATTGAATGCAATGTTCGTGCATCGCGTTCATTCCCTTTTGTTTCTAAGGTTATAGGTGTTGATATGATTTCAATGGCGACAGATGTCATTATGGGTAATCCTATTCAACCCTACCCCGATGTTGATCTTCCTCGCGATTACGTTGCTGTCAAAGTACCTCAATTCAGTTTCAGCAGACTGTCCGGTGCTGACCCCGTCCTTGGTGTCGAAATGGCGTCTACTGGTGAAGTTGCTTGTTTTGGTCacaataaatttgaagcCTATCTTAAAGCTATGATTTCCACCGGCTTTAGACTCCCGAAAAAGAATATTCTTATATCTATTGGTTcatataaagaaaaggcGGAGCTTTTACCTTACGTCAAGAAGTTGTATGAAAACAATTACAACATTTTCGCAACAGCCGGTACCTCAGACTACTTTATGGAAAGTGGTGTTCCTTGCAAGTACCTTGCAGATCTTCCTGCTGAAGAAGCAAATAATGAGTATTCACTTTCCGCTCATTTAGCCAACAACATGATTGACATGTATATCAATTTGCCCTCCAACAATCGTTATCGTCGTCCTGCTAATTATATTAGCAGTGGTTATAAAAGTCGTCGTCTTGCCATTGATTATTCAGTCCCTTTGGTTACAAATGTCAAATGTGCAAAGCTTATGATTGAGGCAATTTGCAGAAACTTGGATTTCAGCTTGAGTACAGTAGATTTCCAGAGCAGTTTCCAAACTGCTAATCTACCAGGTTTGATTAACATATCTGCTTTCCTTCCTGAATTTACTTCTGAAGCCGTTTCTGACTATACAAAAGAATGTATTGCATCTGGTTTTACTATGGCTCGATTTTTACCATTTAGTACGTCTTCTACTTTAGCAGACAAGGATTCGTTGTCTGCTGTTAAAAAGTTAGCTTTAGACCATGCTCATTGCGATTACAACTTTTCAGTCATTGCCTCCTCAACTAATGAAGTTACTATCTCTGAACTCACATCTGAATCTGGCTGTTTGTTTTTCCATTTTGAGAAAGACGATTCTGGTATCGATCATGTTACTGCAGTTGCCTCTCATTTTAACGTATGGCCTGATACGCAGACTGTGATGACAGATGCCAAATCGACAACTTTAGCTTCGTTATTGTTATTGGCAAGTCTTCATAACCGTAGGATTCATATTACAAATGTATCTTCTAAGGACGATTTGAATTTGATTGTACTTGCTAAGCAAAGAAGTCTTCCTGTCACATTTGATGTTTCAGTTTATAGTCTTTTCTTGAACCAAAATGATTATCCCGGAGCGACATTTTTACCTACTGCTGATGATCAGGTTGAGATATGGAATAAGCTCTCATACAttgattgtttttctattgGTAGTATTCCTTCTCGTCTTGCTAAGTTCGTGGGTAATACGGCTTTTACTGGCTTTGGAGTTCGCGAGGCAATTCCACTTTTGTTAACAGCTGTTAATGAAGGTAGACTTACTTTAAAGGATGTTGTTGATCGCTTCTATTCGAACCCTAAAGCCATTTTCCGTTTGCATGATCAAGACGATTCTGGCGTTCAATTGGAAGTTGATCGTTCTGTTAGCTGGTCTTCCAAAGACTGGACCCCTTTCAATGGCAAGAAACTTTATGGTAGCATCCAATCTGTTCAGTTTGACGGTCATGATGTATTCTTTGATGGTGAACTGAATTTCGAACATACTTATGGTCGTGACTATTCTTCGGCTAGTTTGGCTGACAAATCTAAGGCAACTAGAAAGGTTAGTGCGTTGATGAGTCCTGGTCTTCCCCATGCTGCCCCTTCTCTTGCCGAAGCATTCGGTCAAGCACCAGAGAACAAAGCGCATCCTGATATTAGCTTGAACATGACTCCTAATTTCAAGCCTTCTCATGAACTGGTACAATTGATCAACTCTTCGCCCTTCTATCGCAAGCATATCATTTCGGTGCACCAAGTTACTCGTTCTGATTTGCATGTACTATTTGCTATTGCTCATCAAATGAGAATCATAGTTGAAAGACAAGGTGTGATTGACTTGTGCTATGGAAAACTTCTTTGTACTATGTTCTTTGAACCATCAACTCGTACTTCATCGTCTTTTGATGCTGCAATGCAACGTTTAGGAGGAAAAGTAGTCGCTGTTACAGCTAGTGCTTCTAGTGTCAATAAAGGTGAGAGCTTGGCTGATACCATTCGTACACTTGGATGTTATGGTGATGCTATTGTCTTGCGCCATCCTTCAATTGAAAGCGCACGCATTGCTGCTAACTTTTCTCCCGTTCCTATCATCAATGGTGGTAATGGCTCGAAGGAGCATCCCACACAAGCTTTCTTGGATCTTTATACCATTCGTGAAGAGTTAGGTAGTGTCAATGGACTTACAATTACGTTTATTGGTGATCTTAAATACGGACGTACCGTTCATTCATTAGCTCGTTTGCTTGCGTTTTGGCATGTCGAATTGCATCTTGTATCACCTGAACAATTGGCACTTCCTGACGACGTGAAAGACGATATTCGTGCGAATGGATTGAATTTCATTGAGCACCGTGAGTTGACTAAAGAAGTTGTTGCACAATCTGATGTACTTTACTGTACCAGAGTACAGAAAGAACGTTTTGCTAGTGTTGATGAATATGAGAAATTAAAGGATTCTTTTATCGTTGACAACAGTGTTCTAGCCTCTGCCAAATCCCACTGTATCGTTATGCATCCTTTGCCTCGTAATCGTGAAATCAGTGAAGAGGTTGATTTTGATCAAAGACGTGCTGCTTACTTCCGACAAATGCGTTATGGTCTCTATATTCGTATGGCTTTACTCGCTTGTGTTATGGGTGCTACTGAAGTagcaaattaa
- the ime4 gene encoding mRNA (2'-O-methyladenosine-N(6)-)-methyltransferase: MPCILYMDDTSCLIDLPTSLQFNKHILPTRTKPVVKPYLLPEKSTSDYENSGKGTVGQVLQSLQRVRRALQLRSLDDNQSTDKSHHVQFQDIVYRSNTSASEIHFQAENAPLVQWYSDIFKVLVKAPVIQFEDQCLQWLKMLNTIPPSYSFITIKSKDTVELGLEEIYQQCVQNDGASAIKLKLKGSKVITESSETNCRDSIYYIPARSSFIMGDVEKTAQILLEAIDGHLEKPKCIIIDPPWPNKSVARSSVYKVNRNLGYLKALPIQESLSKTGVVAVWCTNKEKYVNFVKKVLFKKWNLTLVSTWTWLKITAFGEPLFDVYSNMRKPWEQLLIGVTSEYTSVYSDKIPPTFTIIGIPDYHSRKPSLKPFISRWFNCSANESLPVLEIFGRSLTPNWITWGREPLLFMHELYWSSDN, translated from the coding sequence ACTAGTTGTCTCATTGACTTGCCAACATCTCTgcaatttaataaacatattttGCCCACTCGAACGAAGCCTGTCGTGAAGCCATATTTACTCCCCGAAAAATCAACTTCGGATTATGAAAACAGTGGCAAAGGCACTGTAGGGCAAGTACTGCAAAGCCTTCAGCGAGTTCGTCGTGCTTTACAGTTGCGCAGTTTGGATGACAATCAATCAACCGATAAATCACACCATGTTCAATTTCAAGATATCGTATACAGGTCAAATACTAGTGCATCAGAAATCCATTTTCAAGCTGAAAATGCTCCTTTAGTGCAATGGTACTCAGACATTTTCAAAGTACTAGTTAAAGCACCGGTTATACAGTTTGAGGATCAGTGCTTGCAATGgttgaaaatgttgaatACTATTCCACCGTCATATTCATTTATAACTATAAAGTCTAAAGATACAGTTGAACTTGGATTGGAAGAGATTTATCAACAATGTGTCCAAAATGATGGAGCGTCCgctataaaattaaagctGAAGGGATCAAAGGTTATTACTGAATCGTCTGAAACTAATTGTAGGGATTCAATTTACTACATCCCTGCTCGTTCCTCTTTTATTATGGGTGACGTGGAGAAAACTGCGCAAATCCTTTTAGAAGCAATTGATGGCCATCTAGAAAAACCCAAATGCATAATTATAGACCCTCCATGGCCGAATAAATCTGTAGCTAGGAGCTCTGTCTATAAGGTGAACAGGAACCTTGGATATTTAAAAGCATTACCAATTCAGGAATCGTTAAGCAAAACCGGCGTCGTGGCAGTTTGGTGCACAAATAAGGAAAAGtatgtaaattttgttaaaaaagtgctttttaaaaaatggaatttAACGCTTGTCTCTACATGGACATGGCTTAAAATAACGGCATTTGGCGAACCATTATTTGATGTTTATTCAAACATGCGCAAACCTTGGGAACAGCTTTTGATTGGAGTTACTTCAGAATATACATCTGTATATAGTGATAAAATCCCTCCAACGTTTACAATAATTGGTATTCCAGATTATCATTCCAGGAAACCATCATTAAAACCTTTCATTTCACGTTGGTTTAATTGTTCGGCAAATGAATCGCTTCCtgttttagaaatttttggCCGTAGTCTCACACCTAATTGGATTACATGGGGGAGGGAACCTTTGTTGTTTATGCATGAATTATACTGGTCATCAGACAATTGA